In Cololabis saira isolate AMF1-May2022 chromosome 4, fColSai1.1, whole genome shotgun sequence, one DNA window encodes the following:
- the gap43 gene encoding neuromodulin: MLCCIRRTKPVEKNEDADQKIEQDGTANKPEDKAHKAATKIQASFRGHITRKKMKDGEEEKEGDSPAAAEEATEGGEETKKGEGEEAPAKQEEPAGEEAKKEEEETNQAKSPTAEKPANSPAAAAASPPGAATSPVAAAPAAASPAAEPQKEEPKAEEKGEEKPKEVEAPAAGAKTPTTTTAEEKEEEKKEEEKKEEARQADVPAAASPAAEEEPNQTKDAAEEKKVEEAAPADAAAEATESKDD; encoded by the exons ATGCTGTGCTGCATAAGAAGAACCAAACCG GTGGAGAAGAACGAGGATGCAGACCAGAAGATTGAGCAGGATGGCACCGCCAACAAACCCGAGGACAAGGCCCACAAGGCTGCCACCAAAATACAGGCTAGCTTCCGTGGACACATAACTCGGAAAAAGATGAAAGAtggagaggaagagaaggaaggagacagccctgctgctgcagaggaggcgacggagggaggagaggagacaaagaaaggagaaggagaggaggcACCTGCTAAGCAGGAGGAACCTGCGGGAGAGGAGGctaagaaggaggaggaggagacaaacCAGGCCAAAAGCCCCACGGCGGAGAAGCCGGCCAACTCTCCGGCAGCTGCCGCTGCCTCTCCTCCGGGTGCAGCCACGTCTCCCGTAGCGGCGGCCCCGGCTGCCGCCTCTCCTGCGGCCGAGCCTCAGAAAGAGGAGCCCAAGGCCGAGGAGAAAGGTGAGGAGAAGCCCAAAGAGGTGGAGGCTCCAGCGGCGGGAGCCAAGACTCCCACCACAACCACGGCcgaggaaaaggaggaggagaagaaggaggaggagaagaaggaggaggcCAGACAAGCCGATGTGCCTGCTGCTGCCAGCCCAGCAGCCGAGGAAGAGCCTAACCAAACAAAAG ATGCTGCAGAGGAGAAGAAAGTAGAGGAGGCTGCCCCGGCGGATGCGGCGGCGGAGGCCACCGAGTCCAAGGACGACTAA